The Streptomyces sp. NBC_00236 DNA window GTACAGCTGCTGGGGCAGTGCGTGCCAGAAGTTCGCGACGCCGACGTCGAACGCCTTCGCCAGTTGGTATCCGCTGAACTCGCCGTCCAGCAGCGCCGCCAGCACGGCATGTCGCAAGGCCATCGAAGCAGCCCCTCCCTCTCCTCACCGGTCGGCGCGGTGACACCGGCCGCGAGTCATCGTACTCAAGAATATGACTACTCAAGTCCTTGAGTACAGGCGACGACACTGCCGTGCGGAGCGACGGGAAGGGCTGCGAACCGAAGGGCGGGCCGCGCCTACGAGGCCGCGGGCGTCACCGCATGGCTTCCGTACGGGCGCGTGATGATTTCCATTCCATGACCTGCGGGATCCATGAAATACAGCCCGCGCCCGCCGTGGTGGAAATTGATCTCGCCCGGCATCTTGAGATGCGGATCGGCGTAGTACGTGATTCCCGCGTCCTGAATACGCCGCAGCGCGACATCGAACTCGGTGTCCCCGATGAGGAACGCATAGTGCTGCGGGACGATCGACTCGGACGGAATGGTGGCGAAGTCCAGCGTGACGCCGTTACTGAGCAGGACCGGAATGAACGGCCCCCACTCGGCGCCTACTTCGAGATCCAGAAGATGGGCCAGGAACTCGGCGGATTCCCGGTTGGACCGGGCGTGGACGATCGTGTGATTCAACTCGACAGACAAAGCGGAATGCCTCCGAAGGCATCTCCCGGACACCTCCATGCCTCACCCGGCCGGTGACCGACACGCGATGTCCGCCTGCGATCATAAGAGCGTCCCACCCGCCTGTCGAGTCATATCCGCCACTCCGCCCTGCCTTCAGGGCGGCGCACCCCGACATCACCTCGGTGTACGCAGCCCCTTCGGTGTGGGCCGGCCCCACTGGTCCCGGTTGATGAAGCGGCTGAAGCCTCGCCAGGAGTTGGGGCCCATGACGCCGTCGATGGGGCCGGTGCAGCCGTGGGCGGCCGCCAGTCGTTGGACCGCGGCCCAGGTGTCGGTTCCGGGGATTCCGTCGAGGGGTCCGGTGCAGCCCCGGTTCCGCATGTTCAGCTGGAGCGCGGCGGTGGTGCGGGGGCCGGGACCCCCGCACCACCGCCGGTACCCCGCACCACCGCCGGTACGACCCGCAGCAACAAGAAATCCCCGGTCCGCAATTGCGGACCGGGGATTCTCCCGAGTATATTGAGCGTTTCTGTGCGCCCACAGAAACGGCCCCGCACGGGGGGCCACTAAGAAACACCATATCCGCCAGGGAGCAATGTTGTCAACTCGGGAAAGCGCCGAATTGCAGAAGGAGCAGGAATTCATCGACCGGCTCTACGACCGCGTCGACGCGGTGCGCGGAGTCGCCGCCCAGCATGTCGAGGACGCGCTGACGCCGGTCGGGACCGGGCTGCAGGCCCGTCTCGAGCGTGATGTGCTCGTCGCCGAACGCTCCGGGCTGCTGGCGGCCCTGAACGCGGTGGACGGCTCGCTGTGTTTCGGCCGAATCGATCTCTCCGACGGCACCGCGCACCATATCGGCCGCATCGGAATCCGCGAGGACGACACCGCACATACGCCGCTGCTCATCGACTGGCGCGCGCCGGTCGCCCGCCCCTTCTACCTCGCCACCGGTCACACCCCCATGGGGCTGCGCCGGCGCAGGCACATCACCACCGAGGGCCGCGACGTCACCGAGCTCCACGACGAGATCCTCGACGTCGGGGACCGGCAGCGCACCGGGTTCGAGGACCCGAGCGGTGACACCGTGCTGCTGGCCGCCGTGAACTCCGCCCGCACCGGGCGCATGGGCGACATCGTGCGGACCATCCAGGCGGAGCAGGACCGCATCATCCGCGCACCGCACCGCGGTGTGCTCGTCGTCGAGGGTGGTCCCGGCACCGGAAAGACGGCGGTGGCACTGCACCGGGCGGCGTTCCTGCTGTACGAACACCGTGAGCTGCTCGCCAAGCGAG harbors:
- a CDS encoding VOC family protein → MSVELNHTIVHARSNRESAEFLAHLLDLEVGAEWGPFIPVLLSNGVTLDFATIPSESIVPQHYAFLIGDTEFDVALRRIQDAGITYYADPHLKMPGEINFHHGGRGLYFMDPAGHGMEIITRPYGSHAVTPAAS
- a CDS encoding peptidoglycan-binding domain-containing protein; the encoded protein is MRNRGCTGPLDGIPGTDTWAAVQRLAAAHGCTGPIDGVMGPNSWRGFSRFINRDQWGRPTPKGLRTPR